Below is a window of Lacrimispora xylanolytica DNA.
GAAACGGATTTCTACACCTTCTTTTGCTTTTCTCTCTAGAATTTCAAGGATTTCATCCCACATTTCCCCACGCTCAACAATAAAAAATTCCATAAAGATAAATCTTTTCGCGGCTTCCAGCTCCTTTTTCATAGCCGCAAACATCGTCTCACCCACAGAATAATACTGAACATTGGTATTACCATAGGCAGGATAATGACCTGTATTTTTAATGTATCTGGCGAGATTTGCATCCTGCTTACTAATTCTTGCCAGCTGGTCCATCACCTTTTGATTTTGCACCAGATATGGTTCCGTCTGTTTCATATTGTCACGCAGCTTTTTATCCATCAGTTTTCCAATGATTTGAAGCTCTGCAAACAAATAAAACAGGATTCCAAAAACCGGAACCGCAGCAATAGGAATCATCCAGGATAGCTTAAAGCTGGGGTTCTCCTCTTTATTGAGTATGTAAATAATGACCAATGCACTTAACAGTGTAAAACCGCCATAAAAATAGACGATATAACGGCTCAAAAAGCGGTAAATCCAAAAAAATATGGCTACCTGAGCTATAAGAGACACAACTCCAAATGTAGTCCGGCCAAAAATGACCCTCAGCATTCCCCTGATTTGTTTCATCCTCTTAACCTCCATATGCCAGTCCCGATAACTTTAATATGATTCTCCTAGTTTATCACAAATGCAATTGGAAATAAAGTACCAAATCAATTCTTGAATTCCCTATCCATCTACAGTATAATGAAAAGATAATAAAATTTATCAAAAGGAGACCGGTCATGGAGAAATCAAAGGTTTATTACACAAACTTTCATACCACGTTTCGAGAGAACCTGCCACAAAAGCTCAAGCGACTGATAACAAAGGCTGGAATGATGGAGCAGATTGATTTCCATAACAAATATACAGCAGTCAAGATCCATTTTGGAGAGCTGGGTAATCTGTCCTATCTGCGCCCCAATTACGCAAAGGTAGTTATTGATCTGATCAAAGATCAGGGCGGCAGACCATTTTTAACGGACTGCAATACTTTATATGTAGGAAGCCGGAAGAATGCTTTGGATCATCTGGATACTGCATACGAGAATGGCTTCTCTCCTTTTTCAACGGGGTGTCACGTAATCATTGCGGACGGTTTAAAGGGAACGGATGAAAGCCTGGTTCCCATCAATGGAGAATACATAAAGGAAGCTAAAATTGGACGAGCCATTATGGACGCTGATATTTTTATTTCCCTATCTCATTTTAAGGGACACGAAAGCACTGGTTTTGGAGGCGCATTAAAGAACATTGGAATGGGCTGTGGATCAAGAGCTGGTAAGATGGAGATGCACAACTCTGGAAAGCCGCATGTAGCGGAAGAACTCTGTATTGGCTGTCATGCCTGCGAGAAGAACTGTGCCCACAGCGCCATCTCTTTTGAAGAAAAGAAAGCATCTATTGATCATGAATACTGCGTAGGCTGCGGCCGCTGTATCGGTGTCTGTCCTGTAGATGCGGTAGAAACCAACTTTGATGAATCCAATGATATTTTAAACTATAAGATTGCAGAATACACCCAGGCAGTTTTAAAGGACCGCCCTCATTTTCATATCAGCCTGGTAATGGATGTTTCTCCTTACTGTGACTGTCATTCAGAGAATGATATTCCCATCATTCCAGATGTAGGAATGTTCGCCTCCTTTGATCCTGTCGCCTTAGACATGGCTTGTGCAGATGCGGTAAACCGCCAGCCCGTCATGGCAGGCAGCATTTTAGAAAAGCATGGCAGCCATCACCATGACCATTTTAAGGATACTCACCCCACTACCAACTGGCAGTCTTCCATTGAGCATGCAGTAAAAATCGGCCTTGGAAGTGACGAATACGAAATCATCACCATCTAATGCAAAGAGAGCACCGGATCCATAAAATCCATGTGCTCTCTTTTTTAACTTCCTGTTTGAAAATGATACGTTCCAGCTTCACTTAAAGGAACCTTATCCCTGCCTATCTGCCAAACGGATATCTCCGAATCTATGGCCTTACGTTCAGGGATATCTTTTGCTATGATTAACTGAGGCCATACATACGTGGTTTCTGCTGCTTTTCCGTCAAAGCAGATTTTAGAGTATGGGGTAAAATTATTGCCATAAATCAATACATTGGAATCGTTAAAGACCACCTTATCTATGGTGATGTTATCCACACCCATCTTTAGGTTTGAACTTTCATAAGGATTCTCTCCTCCATAGACCTCATGGTTTCCATAGAGAATGTCGTATTCCAGTGTTTTCATATCACGAAGATAACCTTCACTGTCTGCACTCTTATCATTCAAAAATTTTTGATGGAATCTCATCATGGTTCCTTCATGAATGTTCAGCATATCAAGTACGTGTGCTGCCAGCTGATACGCCTCTACATCTTTTTTTACCACAGGAAGATTCATGTTATTCCAGATAACATATTCTGTCTGAAAAAGAGAATTATTCTTCATCTCATTTTCCGTCCAGCTAAACCCAGGCAAATGATCTCCGTACATAACTAAAACCGTAGGCTCTTTCCTTGTCCGAAGGGTGTTTACAAGAGAACGAATAAACTCATCCA
It encodes the following:
- a CDS encoding DUF362 domain-containing protein; the protein is MEKSKVYYTNFHTTFRENLPQKLKRLITKAGMMEQIDFHNKYTAVKIHFGELGNLSYLRPNYAKVVIDLIKDQGGRPFLTDCNTLYVGSRKNALDHLDTAYENGFSPFSTGCHVIIADGLKGTDESLVPINGEYIKEAKIGRAIMDADIFISLSHFKGHESTGFGGALKNIGMGCGSRAGKMEMHNSGKPHVAEELCIGCHACEKNCAHSAISFEEKKASIDHEYCVGCGRCIGVCPVDAVETNFDESNDILNYKIAEYTQAVLKDRPHFHISLVMDVSPYCDCHSENDIPIIPDVGMFASFDPVALDMACADAVNRQPVMAGSILEKHGSHHHDHFKDTHPTTNWQSSIEHAVKIGLGSDEYEIITI